The proteins below come from a single Thalassotalea ponticola genomic window:
- the lptB gene encoding LPS export ABC transporter ATP-binding protein produces the protein MTATLDAKHLAKAYKGRKVVKDVSLSVNAGQVVGLLGPNGAGKTTSFYMIVGLVASDEGTVTLDDVDLTLLPMHERARHGIGYLPQEASIFRKLSVRDNIMAILQTRKELSASQRQDKLESLVEEFNIGHIIDNTGQSLSGGERRRVEIARALAADPKFILLDEPFAGVDPISVSDIKKIILHLKERGIGVLITDHNVRETLDVCEHAYIVSHGELIAQGSADQVLSNQHVRDVYLGDKFTL, from the coding sequence ATGACCGCTACTCTCGATGCAAAGCACTTAGCCAAAGCCTACAAAGGGCGCAAAGTCGTAAAAGATGTCAGTTTGTCCGTTAACGCTGGTCAAGTAGTCGGCCTGCTCGGTCCAAATGGCGCCGGAAAGACGACGTCGTTTTACATGATTGTTGGACTGGTTGCCAGCGACGAGGGTACAGTGACCTTAGATGACGTAGATCTGACCCTGTTACCGATGCACGAACGCGCGCGACACGGTATTGGCTACTTGCCGCAAGAGGCATCTATCTTTCGCAAGTTATCGGTACGCGATAACATTATGGCAATATTGCAAACCCGTAAAGAACTCAGCGCGAGTCAGCGCCAAGACAAGCTCGAATCGCTAGTCGAAGAATTCAATATTGGCCATATTATCGACAATACCGGGCAAAGCCTGTCGGGGGGAGAGCGTCGACGCGTTGAAATAGCCAGAGCGTTAGCGGCTGATCCCAAATTTATCTTACTCGATGAGCCCTTTGCCGGCGTCGACCCGATTTCAGTCAGCGATATAAAAAAAATAATTTTACACTTAAAAGAACGCGGTATTGGTGTGCTTATCACCGACCACAACGTGCGTGAGACACTCGATGTGTGTGAACATGCGTATATTGTGAGTCACGGTGAACTAATCGCGCAAGGTAGTGCCGATCAGGTATTATCTAATCAGCATGTGAGAGATGTCTACCTAGGTGATAAATTCACGCTATAG
- the lptA gene encoding lipopolysaccharide transport periplasmic protein LptA, whose translation MYRQSLKNAINKLVIALPLCFVSHLSIAQQADFEQDIKIVAKKQATDLKKRIASYSGNVKITQGSLTISADLVQVIDAKEAENKKYLAQGKPATFSQQLDNGDTIKLQANEITYSPYTSTLVIRGNAKVSQQDSMVQGDVITYNLETEQLTADGDGTGIVTTIIAPDKKSKKTTEPESEKEQ comes from the coding sequence ATGTACAGACAATCTTTAAAAAACGCGATCAATAAGTTAGTAATCGCTCTACCATTGTGTTTCGTCAGTCATTTATCGATTGCCCAACAAGCTGATTTTGAGCAAGACATCAAAATTGTCGCGAAAAAACAGGCCACCGATTTAAAGAAGCGCATCGCTAGCTACAGCGGCAATGTCAAAATCACCCAAGGCTCTCTGACTATATCGGCCGACTTAGTGCAAGTAATTGACGCCAAAGAAGCAGAAAATAAAAAATATCTGGCGCAGGGAAAGCCGGCAACGTTTTCACAACAGTTAGACAATGGCGATACCATTAAACTGCAAGCCAATGAAATCACCTACTCGCCATATACCAGCACACTAGTGATACGCGGCAATGCCAAGGTCAGCCAGCAAGACAGTATGGTGCAAGGTGACGTTATTACCTACAACCTAGAAACAGAGCAGTTAACCGCAGACGGAGATGGCACGGGTATTGTTACCACCATTATTGCTCCCGATAAAAAATCAAAAAAAACAACCGAACCTGAAAGTGAAAAAGAACAGTAA
- the lptC gene encoding LPS export ABC transporter periplasmic protein LptC — protein MTRSHYISIILFVIAIAIYGYLQYQQSLKLDRQPLIEINEPAFVAKALTAKKFDKDGQLIHTIYAEQMTHFDQTAETQFVAPAYTIYPTDGSTSWRLSADSGLIGRDNILMLENQVRLSNDDQLAYISEVQATSLLLDLNTKIITSEQDIKILGKDFTMYGSGLEINATTTEMTLSDHVQTIFKKRDQ, from the coding sequence ATGACCCGCTCGCATTATATTTCGATTATCTTATTTGTTATTGCCATCGCCATTTATGGCTATTTGCAGTATCAGCAGTCTCTCAAACTCGATAGACAACCTTTAATCGAAATTAATGAACCGGCATTTGTCGCCAAAGCACTTACCGCCAAAAAATTTGATAAAGATGGACAGTTAATCCATACCATTTATGCCGAACAAATGACCCATTTTGACCAAACAGCTGAGACTCAGTTTGTCGCCCCAGCCTATACGATTTACCCAACTGATGGCTCAACATCGTGGCGTTTAAGCGCCGATTCTGGCTTAATTGGCCGCGACAATATATTAATGCTTGAAAATCAAGTAAGATTATCCAATGATGATCAATTGGCCTATATCTCTGAAGTTCAGGCGACATCCTTACTGTTGGATTTAAACACCAAAATTATTACCTCAGAGCAAGACATTAAGATACTGGGTAAAGACTTTACTATGTACGGCTCTGGTTTAGAAATTAATGCTACTACCACTGAAATGACGTTGAGTGACCATGTACAGACAATCTTTAAAAAACGCGATCAATAA
- the kdsC gene encoding 3-deoxy-manno-octulosonate-8-phosphatase KdsC yields MVVSTVNALFNTLYGNVDERVLTAAKKVKLLVCDIDGVFSDGRIYLGNDSEELKAFNTKDGFGIKALSQNGVAVAVITGRQSNIVNNRMRALNVQFIVQGQEDKMPALVDIAQQLDLDIDEVAYIGDDVPDLPCIEAVGLGVAVNDAHPLVVRSADYVTFLKGGHGAVRELCDLIMQAQGTLHLAKGASV; encoded by the coding sequence ATTGTAGTGAGTACGGTTAATGCATTATTCAACACCCTATACGGCAATGTTGATGAGCGAGTTTTAACGGCAGCAAAGAAGGTAAAACTATTAGTCTGTGACATCGATGGTGTTTTTTCAGATGGCCGTATTTATCTAGGCAATGACTCCGAAGAGTTAAAGGCATTTAACACCAAAGACGGTTTTGGAATTAAGGCCTTGTCTCAAAACGGGGTTGCTGTTGCAGTGATCACCGGTCGTCAGTCAAATATTGTCAACAATCGGATGCGCGCGCTAAATGTGCAGTTTATTGTGCAAGGACAAGAAGACAAGATGCCCGCGTTAGTTGATATTGCTCAGCAGCTCGACCTTGATATCGATGAGGTCGCCTATATTGGTGACGATGTGCCCGACCTGCCCTGCATTGAAGCGGTAGGCCTTGGCGTTGCAGTGAATGACGCACACCCTCTAGTGGTGCGAAGCGCTGACTATGTCACCTTTTTAAAAGGTGGACACGGCGCAGTTAGAGAGCTGTGTGATCTGATCATGCAAGCACAAGGAACTCTGCACCTTGCCAAAGGAGCGAGCGTATGA
- a CDS encoding KpsF/GutQ family sugar-phosphate isomerase, producing MPTANQFIEIASEVIAIEREAISNLTRYVDEHFARACQLMYECTGRVIVIGMGKSGHVGGKIAATLASTGTPAFFVHPGEASHGDLGMVTSADVVLAISNSGETSELLAIIPIIKRIGAHLIGMSGNTQSTLATLSDVHICIKVPREACPLGLAPTSSTTATLVMGDALAVALLNARGFTADDFALSHPGGSLGRRLLLRLDDVMHSGDLLPKINYQCKIKDALVEMTQKGLGMTTVVDDHGTLVGLFTDGDLRRILDAQLDFHQVSIHEVMTKHPVVAKQGMLAAEGLKLMEDNSINGLVVVNDQQQPIGAMNMHDLLKAGVL from the coding sequence ATGCCTACGGCCAACCAGTTTATTGAAATCGCATCCGAGGTTATTGCTATTGAGCGCGAAGCAATTAGCAACTTAACACGCTACGTCGACGAGCATTTTGCTCGAGCGTGCCAGCTCATGTACGAGTGCACAGGACGGGTGATCGTGATCGGCATGGGCAAGTCTGGACACGTTGGAGGCAAAATCGCGGCAACGTTGGCGAGCACCGGTACACCGGCATTTTTTGTCCATCCGGGTGAAGCCAGTCACGGCGACTTGGGCATGGTCACGAGCGCAGATGTGGTACTGGCCATATCTAATTCTGGGGAAACCTCGGAACTGCTAGCCATCATTCCTATTATTAAGCGCATCGGTGCACACCTCATTGGTATGTCGGGTAACACGCAGTCTACACTAGCCACATTGAGCGATGTACATATCTGCATTAAAGTGCCTCGCGAAGCGTGCCCTTTGGGCTTAGCACCAACGTCAAGTACTACGGCAACTTTAGTTATGGGCGATGCACTAGCCGTTGCCCTACTCAACGCCCGAGGCTTTACCGCTGATGATTTTGCCCTATCTCATCCGGGAGGAAGCCTAGGTAGGCGATTGCTATTGCGTCTAGACGATGTCATGCACAGCGGTGATTTACTGCCTAAAATTAACTACCAGTGTAAAATTAAAGATGCCTTGGTTGAAATGACGCAAAAGGGCTTGGGAATGACGACAGTGGTCGATGACCACGGCACGCTCGTCGGCTTGTTTACCGACGGGGACTTGCGTCGAATTCTCGACGCACAACTCGACTTTCATCAAGTGTCCATCCACGAGGTGATGACCAAGCACCCTGTCGTCGCCAAGCAAGGAATGCTGGCAGCTGAAGGACTAAAATTGATGGAAGACAATAGCATTAATGGCTTGGTCGTGGTGAACGATCAACAACAACCGATCGGTGCCATGAACATGCATGATCTATTAAAAGCTGGAGTATTGTAG